Part of the Flavobacterium sp. MDT1-60 genome, GAAGGGCCAATTGCATACTTCAATAAAATATATGTTACAGGAAATGATAAAACTAATGACCATGTTATTTACCGCGAATTAAGAACCAAACCAGGTGAAAAATACAGTAAAGAACAATTGGTTAGAACTATTCGTGAAATTGGTCAGCTAGGATTCTTTGATCCTGAAGCGATCAAACCTGAATTTAGAAATGTTGATGCAGGAGCCGGAACAGTTGATATCGAATACCAGGTTGTTGAAAAAGGATCTAGTCAGGTTGAACTTCAGGGAGGTTACGGCGGAGGTGGTTTTATTGGAACGTTAGGACTTTCGTTCAATAACTTTTCTGCACGAAATCTATTCAACAAGGAAGCATATAAACCGCTGCCAATGGGAGATGGTCAAAAAGTAGCACTTCGTTTGCAAGGAAGTACTTATTTCCAAACCTACAGTTTATCATTCTCTGAGCCATGGTTTGGAGGTAAAAAAACCAGTACAATTCAGTTCATCTATCTCTTATAGTACACAATACCTGAATAATTATATCACAAGAGATGTAGACAAAAGCAAAAGTTTTAATATTTTTACTGTACAAGTCGGTTTAGCAAAAAGGTTAACTGTACCGGATGATTATTTTGTTTTATCACAATCGGTAAGTTACCAACATTATGATTTGAATAATTACAATACTGGTTTATTTACATTTGGTAACGGAGCGTCAAGAAACTTAGCCTATACAATTGGACTTTCAAGAAGTAACAAAGGGGTAAATCCAATTTTCCCGACTTATGGTTCTGAGTTTAGTATTTCTGCAAAAGTAACACCTCCATATTCATTGTTTAATGGTATTAACTATGCAGACCTGCCAAATCAAAAAGAATATAAAATGCAATACACCGGAGAAAATACCTCTGGTGCTGATGGACAACCTTTAAACAAAGGTGATTATATGAAAGCTGCTGGTACAAACTCATCAGGTCAAGTTTTATATAATAGTGTTGGATCTGATTATGCAAGTGCTGATACGGATCAGGGTAAAGTTGACCAGAAAAGATACAATTGGTTAGAATATTATAAAATTAAGTTTAAAGCTGATTGGTATACTAAAGTATATGGCAAATTAGTTTTAAGAACATTGACAGAATTTGGTTTCTTAGGAGCTTATGATCAGGCAAGAGGAGTTGTACCTTTCGAACGTTTTTATTTAGGTGGAGACGGAATGGCAAACTACTCGATGGACGGTAGAGAAACAATCCAGTTGAGAGGTTATCCAAATAACTCTTTGACTCCAGTAAACTCTAGAGGAGAACAAATTGGTGCAACAATTTATAACAAATTCTCGATGGAGTTGCGTTATCCAATTACATTAAAATCATCAGCATCTATCTATGCCTTGACGTTTTTAGAAGCAGGTTCATCCTATCCAACGTTTAAAGATTATAACCCGTTTGACTTAAGTCGTTCAGCAGGTTTTGGTTTACGTGTATTTATGCCGGCATTTGGATTGTTAGGAATTGATTTAGGATATGGGTTTGATGCTCTTCCTGGATCTGTTACTAATAAAGCAAACGGTTGGGAAACGCACTTTATAATTGGTCAGCAATTTTAGTCCAATTTTTAGTACATTTGGCTAGAAATTCGAAAATAAACTAATGTTATGAGAAAACAATTTTTATTTATATTTTTAGCCCTGATTGTAGCAAATACAAGTCAGGCTCAGACAAGAACGACGCGAATTGGCTATATCGACATGGAATACATTTTGGAAAATGTTTCTGATTATAAGGAAGCCACAGCTCAATTAGAGTTAAAAGCTCAAAAATGGAAACAGGAAATAGAAGCCAAAAAATTAGACATAAATACGCTTAAAGAAGGTCTTAAAGCTGAAAAAGCTTTATTAACGAAAGAGCTTATTGATGAAAGAGAAACAGAAATTAAATTTCTGGAAGATGAAATGCTGGATTATCAGCAAAAGCAATTTGGTTCTAATGGAAATTTAATTCATCAAAAAGCAGCATTGGCAAAACCAATCCAGGATCAGGTTTTTACTGCCGTTCAGGATATTGCCGAAGCTAAAAATTATGATTTCATTTTCGACAAATCATCAGATTTGACAATGCTTTTCAGTAATAAGAAATTTGATATTAGCGATCAGGTTATTCGTGTTTTAAACCGAACTGATAAACGTGAGCAATTGACTAAAAAACAATTGAAAGATCAGGAAGCTAAAGAAAGTAAAGAAAATGCAATTGACGAAAATCCGGCAATGGCAGACAGACAAAAAGCACTTGACGAGAAAAAGACAGCCAGAGAAAAGCTGATTGAAGACAGAAGATTAGAACAAGAAGCGAAGAAAAAAGAATACGACGACAGAAGAAAAGCAATATTAGCAGAAAGAGAAGCCAAAAAAAATGGCACGGTTTCTGAATCTGCTAAAACAACTGAAGCCGCTAAAACAACTGAAACTGGTAAGACAGATGCAACTGCTAAACCAGCTGCAGCAAATGAAACAACACCACCTGCTGAGCCAACTGTGAATAAGGCAGAAGAAAGACAAAAACTTTACGAGCAACGTAAAAAAGAATTAGAAGAAAGAAGAAAGAAAATAATAGAAGAAAGAGAAGCGGCTAAAAAAGCAAAAGAAGCCGAAACACAAAAATCAAATACGACCAATAATTAATTAATATTTTTAAAAATGATGAAACAAATCAAAACTTTACTAATTGCTGCCATACTAATTTTAGGAGCAAGTAACACAATGAATGCACAGGCTAAGGTAGCCCATGTTGATGTTAGCGAGATTATGTCGAAAATGCCTGCAATGCTTGATGCTCAAAATCAACTACAAAAATTAAGTGCTACATATGATGCTGAATACAAAAAAATGATTGAAGAATATCAAACTAAAATCAAAAAGTACGAAGCTGAAGCTGCAACTGTAACTGAAGCTGTAAACGGAGAACGTTCTAAAGAAGTTCAGGATATGCAAGGTAGAATTACTTCTTACAGAGACAATGCTCAAAAAGAATTACAACAAAAAGATTCTGATATCGTAAAACCAATCATGGAAAAAGTAAAAGCTTCTATCCAAAAAGTTGGAAAAGCTAAAGGATACCAATACGTATTAGACGGATCTACTTTAATCTTAGCTGATGGTCCAAACATTACTGCTGATGTAAAAAAAGATTTAGGATTCTAAAAAATGAATTTCTTAGTATCAAGACTGCTCAAATTTTTAAAAAGTTTGGGCAGTTTTTTTGTATATTAAATTATGATTAAAAAACAATAGTATTCTATAATTTCAGTTTACTAACAGTATAAATCTATTTCAAAAAATACTAAATTTGTAGTATGACGAACAACAATCCTATAGGCGTTTTTGATTCCGGTATTGGAGGAACTTCCATTTGGAGCGCCATTCATGATCTACTTCCAAACGAAAAAACGATATATTTAGCGGATAGCAAAAATGCTCCTTATGGTCAAAGAACTAAAGAAGAAATTGTTGCCTTAAGCAAAAAGAATGTTGATTTGTTACTCGGAATGGGCTGCAAATTAATCGTTGTAGCTTGTAATACCGCTACAACAAATGCAATTCGAGAACTTCGTACTACTTATGATATCCCGTTTATAGGAATCGAACCCGCTATAAAGCCGGCTGCTAATAATTCTAAAACACAAGTAATTGGAATTTTAGCTACTAAAGGAACATTGAATAGTGAACTGTTTAATAAGACTGCCGAAATGTTTCAGCACACTACTATTGTTGAGCAGGTTGGTCACGGACTTGTTCAGCTTATTGAAGATGGAAACCTGAACTCGCCAGAAATGACACAATTACTAGAGTCTTATTTACAACCGATGATTGATGCCAATATTGATTATCTCGTTTTAGGATGTAGTCATTATCCTTATTTGATTCCGCAAATAAAAAAAATCCTGCCTGATCACATTCAGATTATTGATTCGGGGGAAGCCGTAGCTCGTCAAACGCAAAATATTCTGCGTGAAAAAGTTGGTTTTACAGACAACCAAAAAAGCGAGCCTGAATTTTATGTCAATTCAAATCCCGCAGTTTTAGAGTCCATATTAAATTATAAATATCCGGTAATACAAAAGGATTTTTAGCTCCCCTATTCTATTTTTCGTTTAAGGAACCAAATTCCATCGAGTGATAAATTAAGGGATATTTTATGGTAGTTTTCTTTTATCAGATTATCTGAAATTCTTCCTTTTTGTCCATAGGAATAGGAAATATTTAAAGCCGAAAAAGTGTTTTCTATTGGCAGCGAAAGACCAATAGAGATAGCTGCGTTATTGACGCGCTTGCCGTCAACTTCAAGATAACCGGTATCAAAATTTGCCCCAGCCGAATATTGAACGCTATCCCAATATTTCCGAATATTTTTTTTAGCCCTATAAGTAAATCCAAGTGCAAATCGATCCTGATTCACGAAATCTCCATATAATTCAGATTGATTGGAATCATTCCATAAACTTTTTTCATAATCTAAAGTCATGTTCAAATTATTTTTAAAACGTTTGCTAATCCCCACTCCAATTTCCAAAGGCATATAATAATCATCTGTATCTGAAACAACATCTGATTCTATACTAGTCACAACCTCATCAGCAATAGTTTGAACCGTCTGTACTTTAGAAGCTTTTATTTGGGTTGGCATTTTAAACGTTGAACCAATTGTTAAAGTTGAATCAATTTTATATTGCGCTCCCAAAGTCGCACGCAAACCATTATAATCTGTTTTTTTATGAATGGTTGTAATTGAATTTAATATTAAAAAACTTCGGTCATCAACTGTGTTCCCAAATAATAAGGCAGCAGAAACTCCAACTGATATTTTCTTTCCAAATCGATATCCGTATGAGAAATCAAAATTATTTAATCCGCCAGAACCAGCGGCAGTCATATAATAATATTCCTGACTATTTTCGATTGGTAATTTCAAATTAGAAATTTTAAATGTTGCACTTGAATAAGGCCTCAAAGCCACACTAAAGCCCGAATTCTTTGTGACAGGAAAAGCAAAAGCAATATGTGAAAATTGAAAATTATTACGATTCTCCGCCCTCGAACCGCTCTGATAAGTTGTTGCGATAGCTTTTCCTCCAATATCAAACATAAAATGATTTTGAGGTAAATAACCTAATGACGACGGATTCAGATTATTAATAAATGTGGCGGAAGGCAAGGCAATTCCCGATGATCCGATGGATGGAATTACACCAAAATCAGAATCGTACAGACTTCCTACACCATACAGCGAATAAGGAGAACTTGAAATGCTTTGTGAAAATGAAGTTAGCGACATCAATATGAAGTAACTTAAATAAACTATTTTATTTTTCATTTAATAAGAGATGTAATAAATTTTCAACTGAATTTTATTGTTTGGATGTTTTTGATCTCCGAGAACAATTCTGTTTACCGCTTTCGAAATAACAGGTAATGTTATAATCAAAGAAGATCTGGAATCAGACTGTTTCCACATTTCCTTTTGTAGAAACCATCCAATAGGAATCGTGTATCCAACATTCTCATTAAACTCATCGGTCTTTTTATTTAAAATACCATAGACAGAGGCTCCTGCAGAATTTACTAAAGAGCCACTCATTCTATTTAAATTGTCTGCCACATAAATTTTTAGAGAATCTGCCAATGGATATTGTTCCGAATACGAATTATTAACCGGTTTTAAAAGCAATTGTGCGTCAACAATAGCACCTTTCTCTGCTATATATTTGAGTTGCTTGATATTTGGAAAATCAATTCTGCAGGCTACTCCTGTACCAGATTGAATAAAACCCTGTCGATTTGTGAGTGAACTTGACAGTTTACTATTCGAGGCGGGTAAATTCTGGAGTAAGGTTCCTGTTTTATCTGAAGAAATAGAATTAAATTGTTTTGTCACATCGGAAATTGTAAACTCGACTTCATAAGGCTCTTCATCGATATCTTTTGGAGATTTTGAATAATACAAGCGTATAACACTTGTTGCCGCATTAAAACCGATAACACTCGAAGAATTAGAAGTGGAAGGTACCACTACAAGTCCCTTTAAGTATTCAGTAAAACTATCAAAGTCCGTCACTTCTCTTTTTTTCATTTTTTGAAAAAGTGAGGATCCAAAAGTATCGCTCATTTTAATTGTGATAGAATCCTTTTCGATTGGCCTTGGTTTATATGAAATTGATCCAATACTTTCATCATTATAAGTCAAGGAAGAATTATTGTAAAAACTTTTATCATCGACATTAGGCTTAACTTTCTGGGTCAGACGATGAATATCAAAAGTTTGCACTTTTGTCGTATCGCCATAATAGTAATTATCATATTTCAATGTCATTACTATAGAATCAAAAACATAGTTTACTGTTTCTGTATCTGAACCACCAGTATTCAAACTATAAGTATTAGGTGTAACCTGGAAATAACTATTTGATTTTATTTTTCCGAAAATAGGATCGTCATAATTACCAATTAAAATTCGTTGTTGATTAGACGTAACGAGAGAATCAAAATTTATAGTTGACATATCTACTGTTACAGTATCAATCAAAACAACCTTATTATTTAAAGCTAAATAATCTGATCCTACAACAAACTCGCCGGCATCTGTATCTGTACCGCATGAAAGTATAGTGACAGCGAAAAACAACATCAATATAAACTTGTGCATAATAAATTTTTGAACAAATATAAAATGCACTCTTCTGCACTACACTATAACATATACAGCCCGCCATTTTTACACTATAAATAGCATTAAAACATCTACAATAGCATTATAGCACCAAATTGTTCATTCAGCCATCAAAAGGGCTCTTTTGTCTATCAAAACATGCCATACATATATCTTCTTTTTTTTAAAAACATTAGGAACATACTTTTGAACCAATAAATAAGCAATGAAAATACTGTTTTTAATATGTTCGCTTTTTACAATTTCATTTTATAATATGAAAGCACAGGAAAAATTATCTGTAGATATGAATTTAAAAACAGAGCCTACCGATAAAATTAATTTTAACGAGACCAATATTAGCTTTAAAATCAATAAAGGAATAAATGCCAAAAGTAAAGTAACAAATACATTAGAATATTCTCATTTGAATATCAATTATCAATTAGGAAGTTCCGGATCATTTGAAAATCCGGATCGTTTTAATCAATTGCAAAACCAATTTGAATTTTCGCAGAATATTTCAAAAACAACAGTATTGAATTTTACCATTACACCAACTGCCAATTTTCAGCAAAATTTAGATATGTCTGATGTAACAATTTTAGGGAGTTTCGAAGTGCATCAAAAATTAGGTTCTAAAACAGATTTAAATTTTGGTGCTGCCAGAACAATGGTTTTTGGATATCCTAAATTCATGCCTGTTTTGTCTTTAAACTATCAACTGAATGACAGAAGTAGTTTGCTGATTGGGTTTCCGGATTCTAAAATATCATATTCAAATAATAGCCGGAATAAGTTCAACTTCACCAACACTTTTAATGGCAGTTTTTACAATTTAGATTCACAAATCAATCTAAATAAAGAGGCAACAAAAGTGAGTTTATCACAAATGACCTCAGCTTTTGAATACGAAAGAAATGTAGACAGCAATTGGTTTTTAAACTTTAAAGGAGGGTATAATTTTAATAAAAAGTATACGCTGATTGATCGTGATAATCACGAAGTGTACGATTTTAATACTGGTAACGGGTATATTTTAGGCATTGGCATCAAATACAAACAATAAATAAATTTAATACACTATGAATAATTTTAAAAAAGGAATATTATTCGCTGCACTGTTTTCAAGTCTCTTTTTTATAGGCTGTAGCAACGATGATGACGATGATGATTTAATAGGAAACTGGATCAAAAAATCAGCATTTGACGGACCTGCGAGATCTAGTGCTACTAGTTTTGTTATTGGAGATTATGCATATATTGCAACAGGCTATACCGGAGATGTTTATTTGAAAGATTTATGGGCTTACAACTCTAATGGAGATTATTGGGAACAAAAAGCTGATTTTACAGGAGTAGGAAGAAGTTCTGCTTCAAGTTTTGCGTTAAATGAAAAAGGATATGTTGGCCTTGGTTATGACGGAACTAACAAATTAAAAGATTTTTATCAATACGATCCTACAAGTAACAGCTGGACTCAAAAAACAGATTTTGCCGGAACTGGTCGCTATGGCGCGTTAGGTTTTCAGGTTGGCGGAAAAGCTTACTTTGGCACCGGATATGATGGAAATTATCTTAAAGATTTTTATCAATACAATGATCAGGCCAATACCTGGACACTTGTAAACGGATTTAGCGGAAATAAAAGACGTAATGCTACCGTTTTTGTAATTGGAGACAAGGCTTACTTAGGAACCGGAATTAACAACGGAACTTATCAGGAAGATTTTTGGGAATTTGATCCTTCTACAGATACCTGGACAAGAAAACGTGATATCGATAAAGACGATGATGATGATGAATCATTCAATGATGATTATGCGCTTGTTCGTGCAAATGCCTCAAGTTTTGCCATGAATGGATTAGGATATCTTGTAGGTGGAGAAAGTATTAAAACCGTTTGGGAGTATAATCCATCTACAGATTTATGGGTTGAAAGAACACCAATGGAAGGTGTTACCAGAACAGACGCTGTTGGTTTTGCCATAAATAATCGTGGCTTTTATATGCTTGGAAGAATAGGTTCAACCTATTTTGATGATGCCTGGGAATTTAAGCCTTTAGACGAGCAAAATGATGATGACAATTAATACAATAAAGCAATTCTTCTGGAATAAAATCCAGAAGAATTTGTTCTTTCTTTTACTGGCTTTGGTAGTTACGGCCTGTACAGGAAAGAGCACATTCAAAATCGGATCATTCAAAACAACAACCGGTTGGGGTTATACAATTGCCTCCAGGGACAGAGTTTTAATCAAACAATCTATTATACCTGTAATAAACCAAACAAAAAGCTTTAGAACAGAAAAAGATGCCTTAAAAGTTGGCAATTTGGTAATCGAAAAACTCAATAAAGACTTATCACCGACGGTAACAAAAAATGATTTAATTTTATTAAAAATAAAATTCTAAATGAATATAGATACCATCAAAAATACCAGCTCAAACAAAATTTTGTTCCATAGTATTATATGGACTTTCTTTATTTTGACCTCATTAATTCAATTTTACGAAAGCCCGTTCAGAATCAACAATGATTTTTATGTACAATGGTTTACAGGGATTGTTTTGTTTTATCTGAACTATTTTTATTTGGTACCTGCATTGCTTTTAGAAAAAAAATACTGGCTTTATTTTGCTTTTGTTTTAGCACTCATTCTTC contains:
- a CDS encoding OmpH family outer membrane protein, which produces MRKQFLFIFLALIVANTSQAQTRTTRIGYIDMEYILENVSDYKEATAQLELKAQKWKQEIEAKKLDINTLKEGLKAEKALLTKELIDERETEIKFLEDEMLDYQQKQFGSNGNLIHQKAALAKPIQDQVFTAVQDIAEAKNYDFIFDKSSDLTMLFSNKKFDISDQVIRVLNRTDKREQLTKKQLKDQEAKESKENAIDENPAMADRQKALDEKKTAREKLIEDRRLEQEAKKKEYDDRRKAILAEREAKKNGTVSESAKTTEAAKTTETGKTDATAKPAAANETTPPAEPTVNKAEERQKLYEQRKKELEERRKKIIEEREAAKKAKEAETQKSNTTNN
- a CDS encoding OmpH family outer membrane protein; the protein is MMKQIKTLLIAAILILGASNTMNAQAKVAHVDVSEIMSKMPAMLDAQNQLQKLSATYDAEYKKMIEEYQTKIKKYEAEAATVTEAVNGERSKEVQDMQGRITSYRDNAQKELQQKDSDIVKPIMEKVKASIQKVGKAKGYQYVLDGSTLILADGPNITADVKKDLGF
- the murI gene encoding glutamate racemase, whose product is MTNNNPIGVFDSGIGGTSIWSAIHDLLPNEKTIYLADSKNAPYGQRTKEEIVALSKKNVDLLLGMGCKLIVVACNTATTNAIRELRTTYDIPFIGIEPAIKPAANNSKTQVIGILATKGTLNSELFNKTAEMFQHTTIVEQVGHGLVQLIEDGNLNSPEMTQLLESYLQPMIDANIDYLVLGCSHYPYLIPQIKKILPDHIQIIDSGEAVARQTQNILREKVGFTDNQKSEPEFYVNSNPAVLESILNYKYPVIQKDF
- a CDS encoding aromatic hydrocarbon degradation protein, encoding MKNKIVYLSYFILMSLTSFSQSISSSPYSLYGVGSLYDSDFGVIPSIGSSGIALPSATFINNLNPSSLGYLPQNHFMFDIGGKAIATTYQSGSRAENRNNFQFSHIAFAFPVTKNSGFSVALRPYSSATFKISNLKLPIENSQEYYYMTAAGSGGLNNFDFSYGYRFGKKISVGVSAALLFGNTVDDRSFLILNSITTIHKKTDYNGLRATLGAQYKIDSTLTIGSTFKMPTQIKASKVQTVQTIADEVVTSIESDVVSDTDDYYMPLEIGVGISKRFKNNLNMTLDYEKSLWNDSNQSELYGDFVNQDRFALGFTYRAKKNIRKYWDSVQYSAGANFDTGYLEVDGKRVNNAAISIGLSLPIENTFSALNISYSYGQKGRISDNLIKENYHKISLNLSLDGIWFLKRKIE
- a CDS encoding DUF4270 family protein, producing the protein MHKFILMLFFAVTILSCGTDTDAGEFVVGSDYLALNNKVVLIDTVTVDMSTINFDSLVTSNQQRILIGNYDDPIFGKIKSNSYFQVTPNTYSLNTGGSDTETVNYVFDSIVMTLKYDNYYYGDTTKVQTFDIHRLTQKVKPNVDDKSFYNNSSLTYNDESIGSISYKPRPIEKDSITIKMSDTFGSSLFQKMKKREVTDFDSFTEYLKGLVVVPSTSNSSSVIGFNAATSVIRLYYSKSPKDIDEEPYEVEFTISDVTKQFNSISSDKTGTLLQNLPASNSKLSSSLTNRQGFIQSGTGVACRIDFPNIKQLKYIAEKGAIVDAQLLLKPVNNSYSEQYPLADSLKIYVADNLNRMSGSLVNSAGASVYGILNKKTDEFNENVGYTIPIGWFLQKEMWKQSDSRSSLIITLPVISKAVNRIVLGDQKHPNNKIQLKIYYISY
- a CDS encoding DUF6268 family outer membrane beta-barrel protein; protein product: MKILFLICSLFTISFYNMKAQEKLSVDMNLKTEPTDKINFNETNISFKINKGINAKSKVTNTLEYSHLNINYQLGSSGSFENPDRFNQLQNQFEFSQNISKTTVLNFTITPTANFQQNLDMSDVTILGSFEVHQKLGSKTDLNFGAARTMVFGYPKFMPVLSLNYQLNDRSSLLIGFPDSKISYSNNSRNKFNFTNTFNGSFYNLDSQINLNKEATKVSLSQMTSAFEYERNVDSNWFLNFKGGYNFNKKYTLIDRDNHEVYDFNTGNGYILGIGIKYKQ
- a CDS encoding kelch repeat-containing protein produces the protein MNNFKKGILFAALFSSLFFIGCSNDDDDDDLIGNWIKKSAFDGPARSSATSFVIGDYAYIATGYTGDVYLKDLWAYNSNGDYWEQKADFTGVGRSSASSFALNEKGYVGLGYDGTNKLKDFYQYDPTSNSWTQKTDFAGTGRYGALGFQVGGKAYFGTGYDGNYLKDFYQYNDQANTWTLVNGFSGNKRRNATVFVIGDKAYLGTGINNGTYQEDFWEFDPSTDTWTRKRDIDKDDDDDESFNDDYALVRANASSFAMNGLGYLVGGESIKTVWEYNPSTDLWVERTPMEGVTRTDAVGFAINNRGFYMLGRIGSTYFDDAWEFKPLDEQNDDDN
- a CDS encoding DUF4907 domain-containing protein, which codes for MMTINTIKQFFWNKIQKNLFFLLLALVVTACTGKSTFKIGSFKTTTGWGYTIASRDRVLIKQSIIPVINQTKSFRTEKDALKVGNLVIEKLNKDLSPTVTKNDLILLKIKF